From the genome of Brevundimonas sp. NIBR11:
GCAGCCGCCGCATCCTTGAGCGCCGCCAGGGCCTTGCCGCGCAAGGGGGCGCCGGACAGGCCGCCGGTCTCGGCACGATCAGGCGAGGTCAGGGATTCGGGGCGGTCCAGGGTGGTGTTGGAAACGATCAGGGCGTCGATGCGGTGGGCGAGGGCCGCCTCGACGATCATCGCGATCTCCGCCGAAGTCAGGTCGGGGGCGATCTTGAGGAAGACGGGGGCGGGCGTGGCGCGCGCCTCGTCGATGCGGCCCAGGAGGTCGTCCAGGGCGTCGCGGCCCTGGAGCGCGCGCAGGCCCGGCGTGTTGGGCGAGGAGATGTTGATGGTGAAATAGTCGCTCAGGCCCGCGAGGCGGCGCAGCCCCGCCACATAGTCGGCGGCCTTGTCTTCCGTATCCTTGTTGGCCCCCAGATTGGCGCCGACGACGGCCCTGGGGCGGCGGGACAGGTTGTCGGCGAAGGCCTCGAGCCCTGCGTTGTTGAAGCCCATCCGGTTGATGATGGCTCGGTCCTGGGACAGGCGGAACAGGCGGGGCTTGGGATTGCCGGACTGGGGCATGGGGGTGACCGAGCCGCATTCGACGAAGCCGAAGCCGAGGCGGGACAGCCCGTGTAGGGCCTCTCCGTTCTTGTCGAGACCGGCGGCGAGGCCGATGGGGTTGGGGAGGTCGAGACCCGCGACACGGGTGCGCAGGACCGGGCCGTCGGCACCGGCGGCGGGCAGGGGCACGGTTTTCAGGGCCGTGATCGCGAGGCTGTGAGCCGTCTCCGGGTCGAGATTGCGCAGGATCGCCGCGCCCAGGTCCGGGATCGGCATCAGGCGGGAACCGTGAAGGGTCTGGCTTCGGTCACCGCCGACACCGGAAGGTCGCCGTAGATGTGGGGGAAGCGGGCGCCGCCGCGCGATTCCTCCCAGACGACCTTGCCCTCAAGAGCCGCCAGATCGACGGCGAGCAGCATCAGGTTTTGGCGCCCGGCGTAGTGTTTGCGGGCCGTCTCATCCAGCTGTGCGGCGGTCGAGAGATGAATGTAACCGTCGGCGATATCGACGGCGGACCCGGCATAGACGCCCTCGGCCATGGCCTCGCGCCACTCGGCGGCGTCGATGATCTTGTAGGCGGTCGTGTCGGTCATTCTTCCGCGCCGCCGCCGAAGGCCTTGGGCGTCAGGAAGCCGTCGTAGGCGCAGCGTCCGGCGACATCGACCTCGAAGATGGCCGCCGCGCCGGTCGGGAAGCCGCCGGCCATCCGGTCCAGGATCGACGGCGAGGCGGCGCTCTCAGTCAGGTATTCCATGGCCAGAAGCTGGACGCCCGGATTGTGGGCCATGACCAAGAGGCAGCCGGTCTGATCCTCCAGGTCCTCGACCAGGCGGCGGATGGTGTCGGTCGAGGCGTCGTAGAGCCTGGGCTCGACGCGGACCTCCACGTCGCCAAGGGCGTCGTGCATCGTCTCCCAGGTCTGGCGGGTGCGGACGGCGGGCGACACCAGGGCGAGGTCGGGGCGCAGGCCCTTGTCGGCCAGGATCCGGCCCATCAGGGCGGCGTCGTCGTGGCCGCGCTGGGTCAGGGCGCGGTCGCGGTCGAGGCCGCTTTCGGCCATCCGCTCGGTCTTGGCGTGGCGCATCAGGATCAGGCGGTGCATGGCCCGCGCTTAGCCGGGTTCGGCGTCTCTATCCACCCTGTGCGTGACGGGACCGCGCGTCACGGGCTGGGGCTGGAGGCCGGGCGCCCCGGCGCGCACGCGCTGGGCCGAGCCCGAGGGGCGGATTCGGGCGTAGGCCTGCCGCGTGGCTTCCAGCAGGATGACGCCCGCGAACCCCGGCGCGATACGGCGACCGACCTGTTCGAAGCCGTCGGCCAGACCCAAAAGCGGCGTCCACGGCGGGACGTAGAGGGTCTGGGACCAGGCGGTGGGTTCGAGCCCTGCCGCCCGCACCAGCCGTTCCAGCTGGCCTCGTGTGAAAGGGCGGCCGTGGCCGAAGGGGGTGGCCTCCGCGCGCGCCCACATCCCGCCCCGCGCGGCGGCGGCCAGGATGATGCGGCCTGCTGGGGCCAGGGCGCGGACCGCCTCGGTCAGCAGTTGGGCAGGGTCGTCGGATTCCTCCAGCGCATGGACCAGAAGAACGCGATCGAAGGCGCCGGCCGGGAAGGGAAGGCGCTTGTCGTCGACCAGCAGGGTGCGGTTGCGGCCCACGGCGGGCCAGTGTTCGACCCCCTGTCCCGAGGGCATGGCGGCGACGACGCGACGCGCGCCGACGAAGGCCTCCAGCCAAGGCGTGGCGTAGCCGATCCCCAGGACATCACAGCCCGGCGCCTCGCCCCAGGCGTCATCCAGACGCCGGGCCAGGAGCCGACGCACCAGGGCGCCGGTCGGCTCGCCGTAGAAGGTTCGCAAGTCTTCGATGGCGCGACGCATGATGAGACTTATATGGCGAGGAGCCTTACCAAACCAAGACGAGCCCCAAGGACGACCCCATGCCCCTGACCGTTCACCTGTTCCCGGCGCGGAGCGACAACTACGCCTTTCTGGCGCGGGACGAGGCGACGGGCGTGGTCGCGGCCATCGATACGCCGGACGCCCAGGTCATCCTGGACGCGATCCAGTCGCTGGGCTGGGGCAAGCTGGACCGGATCATCAACACCCACTGGCACCCGGATCACACCGAGGGCAACGCGCGGCTGAAGGCCGAGACAGGCTGCGATATCTGGGGTCCGGAAGAGGTCCGCAAGGTCGCGCCGCTGGATCATGTGGTCGAGGAGGGCGACATCGTCATGATCGGCGAGACGGCCCTGCATGTGACGGCGACGCCGGGGCATACGCTGGGCCATGTCGTGTTCCGCTCGCCGAAGGACGCCATCGCCTTCACCGGCGACACCCTGTTTCCGCTAGGCTGCGGACGGCTTTTCGAAGGCACGCCGGAGCAGATGTGGGACAGCCTTAGCCGCCTCCTCGCCTGGCCCGATGAGACAGTGCTGTACGGGGCGCACGAGTATACGGCGTCGAACGCCCGCTTCACTCTCAGCGTCGACGACCGGCCCGAGGTAAAGGCTCATGCGGACGCCATCTTCGCGGCGCGCGAACGCGGCGAGCCGACCGTGCCGACGACGATGAAGATCGAACGCGCCATGAACCCCTTCCTGACGGCCAGTTCGGCGGAGGAGTTCGCCCGGCGTCGAGCGGCGAAAGATGATTTCGCCGGCTGAACGGCCTACTCGCGCGGAGCGACGGCGCGGATGATGCTGGACGACGACGGTCGTCCGGCCTGTCCCTGACGCGGATCGACGACGACGCGCAGGTCGCCGTTGCGCGAGAAGGTCACAGAGCTGCGAGGTCCCTCGACCAGGGTGATGCTGCGCAGACCCGCAACGCGGTCACGGAAGGTGGGGGTGCGCGCCATGCGGATGACGGCCTCGGTCGTCACGATGAGCGCGTCGACCATCAAGGCCTCGGACTGGTCGCCGTCCAGGTTGATGACGATCAGCCGGCCCACCGCCTGGCTGACCAGACTGCCGCGCTGGTTCATCAGGGTGAAGAGGCGAATGGGGCCGAGCGTCGGCAGCTCCAGCGCCGGCGCAGGACCGATGCGGGTGGCCGGCGATCCGTTGGGCGCGCGCGTCGTATAGAGGGTCAGGCCGCCATCCGGGGTGACGCGCAGAATCTGGGCGCCGGCGTCATTGCGGAAAATGACGTCGCCGCGCGGGGCGGGGGTCGTGCGCAGGACCCAGGTCTCTTCCCGCCGCTCGAACCTGAACAGGGGACGGATCCCCCGGCCGTCGAAGATGAACCGCTCGCCGATCTCGGACGCATAGAGGCCGTTGGCCGGCAGGCCGCGCGGAGCCGGGTTGTCGTAGGTCTGATCGGCCTGGGCGTTGCCACGCGCCTGGGCCTGGGCGAGGCCCGGAGCGAGCAGGATCGCCAAAGCGACCAAGGCGAACGCCATCGTCGCCGGGATCGGCGATCGCGCCGTCTCCTGCTTGACCCTTGAACTCATGACCGAAAGCGATGCGCGGGGCGCGCGGCGGATTTTGGGCGACGAGAAGGTCAGCCGACCAAGTATTGACCACCGTTCAGCGACAGTGTGCAGCCTGTGACATATCCGGCACGCTCACCGGACAGCCATGACACCATGTCGGCGATCTCCTCGCCCTTGCCCAGACGGCCCACGGGGATCTGGGCCACGATGCCGGCGAGGACCTTCTCGTCCATCGCGCCGACCATTTCGGTGTCGATATAGCCGGGAGCGATGCAGTTCACCGTCACGCCCTTGCGCGCGTTTTCCAGGGCCAAGGCCTTGGTGAAGCCGATCATGCCGGCCTTGGCGGCGGAATAGTTCGTCTGGCCGATCTGGCCCTTCTGACCGTTGATCGAGGAGATGTTGACGATGCGGCCGAAGCCCCGGTCGCGCATGCCGTTGATGACCTGGCGCGTCATGTTGAAGACCGAGTCCATGTTGACCCGGATGACGTCAGACCACTGGTCCGGACCCATCTTGTGGAAGAAGCCGTCGCGGGTGATGCCGGCGTTGTTGATCAGGACGTCGATGGGACCCAGTTCGGCCTCGACCTCAGCCACGGCGCGCGCGCAATCGTCGAAACTCCCCACGTTCCCCTTCACCACCATGACGCCCAACTCGCGGGCCGTGGCCTCGG
Proteins encoded in this window:
- a CDS encoding quinone-dependent dihydroorotate dehydrogenase is translated as MPIPDLGAAILRNLDPETAHSLAITALKTVPLPAAGADGPVLRTRVAGLDLPNPIGLAAGLDKNGEALHGLSRLGFGFVECGSVTPMPQSGNPKPRLFRLSQDRAIINRMGFNNAGLEAFADNLSRRPRAVVGANLGANKDTEDKAADYVAGLRRLAGLSDYFTINISSPNTPGLRALQGRDALDDLLGRIDEARATPAPVFLKIAPDLTSAEIAMIVEAALAHRIDALIVSNTTLDRPESLTSPDRAETGGLSGAPLRGKALAALKDAAAASEGRLPLIGVGGIASGQDAWDRIRAGASAVQIYSALIYEGPGLVGRIKRDLAARVRAEGFTSISEAISTAR
- a CDS encoding DUF952 domain-containing protein, coding for MTDTTAYKIIDAAEWREAMAEGVYAGSAVDIADGYIHLSTAAQLDETARKHYAGRQNLMLLAVDLAALEGKVVWEESRGGARFPHIYGDLPVSAVTEARPFTVPA
- a CDS encoding histidine phosphatase family protein → MHRLILMRHAKTERMAESGLDRDRALTQRGHDDAALMGRILADKGLRPDLALVSPAVRTRQTWETMHDALGDVEVRVEPRLYDASTDTIRRLVEDLEDQTGCLLVMAHNPGVQLLAMEYLTESAASPSILDRMAGGFPTGAAAIFEVDVAGRCAYDGFLTPKAFGGGAEE
- a CDS encoding methyltransferase domain-containing protein, which gives rise to MRRAIEDLRTFYGEPTGALVRRLLARRLDDAWGEAPGCDVLGIGYATPWLEAFVGARRVVAAMPSGQGVEHWPAVGRNRTLLVDDKRLPFPAGAFDRVLLVHALEESDDPAQLLTEAVRALAPAGRIILAAAARGGMWARAEATPFGHGRPFTRGQLERLVRAAGLEPTAWSQTLYVPPWTPLLGLADGFEQVGRRIAPGFAGVILLEATRQAYARIRPSGSAQRVRAGAPGLQPQPVTRGPVTHRVDRDAEPG
- the gloB gene encoding hydroxyacylglutathione hydrolase; translated protein: MPLTVHLFPARSDNYAFLARDEATGVVAAIDTPDAQVILDAIQSLGWGKLDRIINTHWHPDHTEGNARLKAETGCDIWGPEEVRKVAPLDHVVEEGDIVMIGETALHVTATPGHTLGHVVFRSPKDAIAFTGDTLFPLGCGRLFEGTPEQMWDSLSRLLAWPDETVLYGAHEYTASNARFTLSVDDRPEVKAHADAIFAARERGEPTVPTTMKIERAMNPFLTASSAEEFARRRAAKDDFAG
- a CDS encoding DUF4908 domain-containing protein, giving the protein MSSRVKQETARSPIPATMAFALVALAILLAPGLAQAQARGNAQADQTYDNPAPRGLPANGLYASEIGERFIFDGRGIRPLFRFERREETWVLRTTPAPRGDVIFRNDAGAQILRVTPDGGLTLYTTRAPNGSPATRIGPAPALELPTLGPIRLFTLMNQRGSLVSQAVGRLIVINLDGDQSEALMVDALIVTTEAVIRMARTPTFRDRVAGLRSITLVEGPRSSVTFSRNGDLRVVVDPRQGQAGRPSSSSIIRAVAPRE
- the phbB gene encoding acetoacetyl-CoA reductase, with product MARVALVTGGTRGIGKAIVQRLKEDGMAVAAGYSGNTEAAEATARELGVMVVKGNVGSFDDCARAVAEVEAELGPIDVLINNAGITRDGFFHKMGPDQWSDVIRVNMDSVFNMTRQVINGMRDRGFGRIVNISSINGQKGQIGQTNYSAAKAGMIGFTKALALENARKGVTVNCIAPGYIDTEMVGAMDEKVLAGIVAQIPVGRLGKGEEIADMVSWLSGERAGYVTGCTLSLNGGQYLVG